A part of Longimicrobium sp. genomic DNA contains:
- a CDS encoding GNAT family N-acetyltransferase, giving the protein MPAAVRIRPADEADVPLILRFIRELADYERLLHEVVATEERLRRTLFGPWPGAEVVIAEDGGEPVGFALFFHNYSTFLAQPGLYLEDLYVRPEARGRGIGRALLAHLARLARERECGRLEWWVLDWNEAAIRFYHSLGARPMDEWTVFRLTGDGLARLADESRDSGEIN; this is encoded by the coding sequence ATGCCGGCCGCCGTCCGCATCCGCCCGGCGGACGAGGCCGACGTTCCGCTGATCCTGCGCTTCATCCGCGAGCTGGCGGACTACGAGCGGCTGCTGCACGAGGTGGTGGCGACGGAGGAGCGGCTGCGGCGCACCCTGTTCGGCCCGTGGCCCGGCGCGGAGGTGGTGATCGCGGAGGACGGTGGCGAGCCGGTGGGCTTCGCACTCTTCTTCCACAACTACTCCACCTTTCTCGCGCAGCCGGGGCTGTACCTGGAAGACCTGTACGTGCGCCCCGAGGCGCGCGGGCGGGGGATCGGGCGGGCGTTGCTGGCGCACCTGGCCCGGCTGGCGCGCGAGCGCGAGTGCGGCCGGCTGGAGTGGTGGGTGCTGGATTGGAACGAGGCGGCGATCCGCTTCTACCACTCGCTCGGCGCACGCCCGATGGACGAGTGGACGGTCTTCCGCCTCACCGGCGACGGCCTCGCGCGCCTGGCGGACGAGAGCCGGGACAGCGGCGAAATCAACTGA
- a CDS encoding aldehyde dehydrogenase family protein produces the protein MPQLLNPQTEAADDQAQIARARRLFQVQRESRWRVAQGTARERIAKLRGLRASIIRHRQALYDAVRADFRKNAAEFEITEVQLVLAEIAHATRHLKRWMKPRRVPTPALLAGGRSRVRHEPRVQVLILAPWNYPFQLLFSPLVAAVAAGNVCILRPSEKVPHTAAAMARIIADAFPEDEVAMVMGGIETADALISLPFDHFFFTGSTAVGRKVMRAAAEHLATVTLELGGKSPAIVDRSADLPVAAERIVWGKFVNAGQTCVAPDYVLVHRDDAQPFIAAARAAIARFYGATDEARRASECFARVIDRPAFERIVDVLDQTVAGGAQIEAGGQRDESERYVAPTLLSGVQWDAPVMRGEIFGPVLPIVEYASLDEALASVGAEGKPLALYVFSRDRRATERVLRGTTAGGTIVNHVLCHLANPDLPFGGVGESGQGSYHGFAGFHAFSHERAVLSMGRVGLGPLYYPPYGPRMRRIANLVSRWMERR, from the coding sequence GTGCCGCAACTCCTCAATCCGCAGACCGAAGCCGCCGACGACCAGGCGCAGATCGCCCGGGCGCGGCGGCTGTTCCAGGTGCAGCGCGAAAGCCGCTGGCGCGTGGCGCAGGGGACGGCGCGCGAGCGGATCGCGAAGCTGCGCGGACTGCGCGCGTCCATCATCCGCCACCGCCAGGCGCTGTACGACGCCGTCCGGGCCGACTTCCGCAAGAACGCCGCGGAGTTCGAGATCACCGAGGTGCAGCTGGTGCTGGCCGAGATCGCCCACGCCACCCGCCACCTGAAGCGGTGGATGAAGCCGCGCCGCGTGCCCACTCCCGCCCTGCTGGCCGGCGGCCGCAGCCGCGTGCGCCATGAGCCGCGCGTCCAGGTGCTGATCCTGGCGCCGTGGAACTACCCCTTCCAGCTGCTGTTCAGCCCGCTCGTGGCCGCGGTCGCCGCCGGCAACGTCTGTATCCTGCGCCCATCGGAGAAGGTGCCTCACACCGCGGCCGCCATGGCGCGCATCATCGCGGACGCCTTTCCCGAGGACGAAGTGGCGATGGTGATGGGCGGGATCGAAACCGCGGACGCGCTGATCTCGCTGCCCTTCGACCACTTCTTCTTTACGGGATCCACCGCAGTCGGGCGCAAGGTGATGCGCGCCGCGGCGGAGCACCTTGCGACGGTGACCCTGGAGCTGGGCGGAAAGTCACCGGCCATCGTCGATCGCTCGGCGGATCTGCCCGTCGCCGCCGAGCGCATCGTCTGGGGGAAGTTCGTCAACGCGGGGCAGACGTGCGTCGCGCCCGACTACGTGCTCGTTCACCGGGACGACGCGCAGCCCTTCATCGCCGCCGCGCGAGCCGCCATCGCGCGCTTCTACGGCGCGACGGACGAGGCGCGGCGGGCTAGCGAGTGCTTCGCGCGGGTGATCGACCGCCCGGCGTTCGAGCGCATCGTGGACGTGCTGGACCAGACGGTGGCGGGTGGGGCACAGATCGAGGCGGGCGGGCAGCGTGACGAGTCGGAGCGATACGTCGCCCCGACGCTCCTTTCCGGCGTGCAGTGGGACGCCCCGGTGATGCGGGGCGAGATCTTCGGACCCGTGCTCCCCATCGTGGAGTACGCGTCGCTGGACGAGGCGCTGGCCAGCGTCGGCGCGGAGGGCAAGCCGCTGGCGCTGTACGTGTTCAGCCGCGACCGGCGCGCCACCGAACGCGTGCTGCGCGGCACCACGGCGGGCGGAACCATCGTCAATCACGTGCTCTGCCACCTGGCCAACCCCGACCTTCCCTTCGGCGGCGTGGGCGAGAGCGGCCAGGGCAGCTACCACGGGTTCGCGGGCTTCCACGCCTTTTCGCACGAGCGCGCCGTGCTGTCGATGGGCCGCGTGGGGCTCGGCCCACTCTATTATCCGCCGTACGGCCCGCGGATGAGGCGCATCGCCAACCTGGTGTCGCGCTGGATGGAGCGCCGCTGA
- a CDS encoding nucleotidyltransferase domain-containing protein, with amino-acid sequence MDKLSGLLGSEARARIVVHFVVHPDSRLHARALARHVGIVGKRSLQIEVDRLVELGFLRREAEGRHTIISRNQQHPQWIALTSLVQAYAPALVLRDALASVPGVEAAFIVGSFARRDERPDSDIDLLIYGNALPDRELGKALLDAALVLDRPVDVKRYDSDSFRRDIGPGTSFLPNALAGPKLWLAGSLDDLPSTT; translated from the coding sequence ATGGATAAGCTTTCGGGATTGCTGGGCTCCGAAGCGCGCGCGCGGATCGTGGTGCATTTCGTGGTGCACCCCGACTCGCGCCTGCACGCGCGAGCATTGGCCCGACACGTGGGGATCGTGGGAAAGCGATCGCTGCAGATCGAGGTGGATCGGCTGGTGGAGCTCGGATTCCTGCGCCGGGAAGCGGAGGGGCGGCACACTATCATTTCCCGGAATCAGCAGCACCCGCAATGGATTGCGCTGACCTCGCTCGTGCAGGCGTACGCGCCGGCGCTGGTGTTGCGGGACGCGCTCGCCTCGGTACCAGGGGTGGAGGCGGCGTTCATCGTCGGATCGTTCGCGCGGCGCGACGAGCGCCCGGATAGCGACATCGACCTGCTGATCTACGGCAATGCGCTCCCCGATCGTGAACTCGGGAAAGCCCTTCTGGATGCGGCACTGGTCCTGGACCGCCCGGTAGATGTCAAGCGCTACGACAGCGACTCGTTCCGTCGCGACATCGGCCCCGGAACCAGCTTTCTGCCCAACGCCCTCGCCGGCCCCAAGCTCTGGCTGGCCGGCTCGCTGGATGACCTGCCGTCCACCACCTGA
- a CDS encoding 3'(2'),5'-bisphosphate nucleotidase CysQ, with amino-acid sequence MQDFSREADLELAIRAIRAAGEAVMRAFRVEQEVTFKSPEQPVTEADLAADRALHRVLLGERPGYGWLSEETADSPERLKRERVWVVDPIDGTNSFVAGRPEFALCVGLAEGDRAVLGVVHNPVTGEVFHAVEGGGAFRDGKPIRVSERGMGEGPRIVASRWEMKRGEFDAFADWRVEPLGSTAYKMCRVAEGGAEAFVSRGPKSEWDVCAAVVIVREAGGTVTRIDGQEPRFNQPEPHWKGIAASNGRVHGDLVRIASQPL; translated from the coding sequence ATGCAGGATTTTTCCAGGGAAGCAGACCTCGAACTGGCTATCCGCGCCATCCGCGCCGCGGGCGAGGCGGTGATGCGCGCCTTTCGCGTGGAGCAGGAGGTGACCTTCAAGTCGCCCGAGCAGCCCGTCACCGAGGCCGACCTTGCCGCCGACCGCGCGCTTCACCGCGTTCTGCTGGGCGAGCGCCCGGGCTATGGCTGGCTCTCGGAAGAGACGGCGGACTCGCCGGAGCGGCTGAAGCGCGAGCGGGTGTGGGTGGTGGACCCCATCGACGGAACCAACTCGTTCGTGGCGGGCCGCCCCGAGTTCGCCCTGTGCGTGGGCCTGGCCGAAGGGGATCGCGCCGTGCTGGGCGTAGTGCACAACCCCGTGACGGGGGAGGTGTTTCACGCGGTCGAGGGAGGCGGCGCCTTCCGCGACGGCAAGCCGATCCGCGTCTCGGAGCGGGGGATGGGCGAGGGTCCGCGCATCGTGGCGTCGCGGTGGGAGATGAAGCGCGGCGAGTTCGACGCGTTCGCGGACTGGCGGGTGGAGCCGCTGGGCAGCACGGCGTACAAGATGTGCCGCGTGGCCGAGGGCGGCGCCGAGGCGTTCGTCTCGCGCGGCCCCAAGTCGGAGTGGGACGTCTGCGCGGCGGTGGTGATCGTGCGCGAAGCCGGCGGCACCGTCACGCGCATCGACGGCCAGGAGCCGCGCTTCAACCAGCCCGAGCCCCACTGGAAAGGGATCGCCGCCTCCAACGGCCGCGTGCATGGAGACCTGGTCCGCATCGCATCCCAGCCGCTCTGA
- a CDS encoding ABC transporter ATP-binding protein, with protein MSGSATVRFCRHLARDMPGPAATAVVLALVVAAGEAASVLILARLLALAGVAVDGGPAGALARAVDRLLGAVGVSAELGPVLLLFVGVTLVQALARRADSLVAHRMELQSALRLRTRLFDAVAGARWLPLARLRGTDLLTALTGEADRVGAGAGHAATLLAHVLMALAYLGFALRVSAPITAVAFACGAVLLLLLSRFRRTVRAAGEALSTASADLTAAAGEHLGALKVVKSYGAEDRNAALFAGTARRAADAREQAWRAFADSSAAFSVGAVVLLAVVTYLALSVLRVSGATVLLLVFLFSRLVPRLSYLQGLHQMMSRELPAWERLTAMAEALEAEREDLEPAHERVEVAHSIRIEDVSFGYEAARGDALSNVELQIEARRTTAVVGPSGSGKTTLADLVMGLVRPRAGRILVDGRLLDESWLRAWREGIGYVAQDTVLFNDTVLANLRWARPEASDDEVREALRLSVADGFVAALPDGLHTAVGDRGVRLSGGERQRLALARALLRRPALLILDEATSALDAENERRIREAIRGLHGRMTILMITHRLPSVRDADVIHVMEAGRLVESGSFATLMARPEGRFRRLWASQSGELDPADPLAS; from the coding sequence GTGAGCGGAAGCGCCACGGTGCGCTTCTGCCGCCACCTCGCGCGCGACATGCCCGGCCCGGCCGCCACCGCCGTGGTGCTGGCGCTGGTGGTCGCGGCGGGCGAAGCGGCATCCGTGCTGATCCTGGCGCGGCTGCTGGCCCTGGCGGGCGTGGCGGTGGACGGCGGCCCCGCCGGGGCCCTGGCCCGGGCGGTGGATCGCCTGCTCGGCGCCGTCGGCGTATCGGCGGAGCTGGGCCCGGTGCTGCTGCTGTTCGTGGGCGTCACGCTCGTGCAGGCGCTCGCCCGCCGGGCGGACAGCCTGGTGGCGCACAGGATGGAGCTGCAGAGCGCCCTGCGCCTGCGCACGCGGCTGTTCGACGCGGTCGCGGGGGCGCGCTGGCTGCCCCTGGCCCGCCTGCGCGGCACCGACCTGCTGACCGCGCTCACCGGCGAGGCCGACCGGGTGGGTGCGGGGGCGGGGCACGCGGCCACGCTCCTGGCGCACGTGCTGATGGCCCTGGCGTACCTGGGCTTCGCCCTGCGCGTCTCTGCCCCCATCACCGCCGTCGCCTTCGCCTGTGGGGCGGTGCTCCTGCTGCTGCTGTCCCGGTTCCGCCGGACCGTCCGCGCCGCGGGCGAAGCGCTCTCCACCGCCTCGGCAGACCTGACGGCGGCGGCCGGCGAGCACCTGGGCGCGCTGAAGGTGGTGAAGAGCTACGGGGCCGAAGACCGCAACGCCGCCCTGTTCGCCGGCACCGCGCGCCGCGCCGCCGACGCGCGCGAGCAGGCGTGGCGCGCCTTTGCCGACAGCAGCGCCGCGTTCAGCGTGGGCGCGGTGGTGCTGCTGGCCGTGGTGACGTACCTGGCGCTTTCGGTGCTGCGGGTGTCCGGCGCCACCGTGCTGCTGCTGGTGTTCCTCTTTTCCAGGCTGGTCCCCCGGCTGTCGTACCTGCAGGGGCTTCACCAGATGATGTCGCGCGAGCTGCCCGCGTGGGAGCGGCTGACGGCGATGGCCGAGGCGCTGGAGGCGGAGCGCGAAGACCTGGAGCCGGCGCACGAGCGGGTGGAGGTGGCCCACTCCATCCGCATCGAGGACGTGTCGTTCGGCTACGAGGCGGCACGGGGCGATGCGTTGTCGAACGTGGAGCTGCAGATCGAGGCGCGCCGGACGACGGCCGTGGTGGGCCCCTCCGGCTCGGGGAAGACCACCCTGGCCGACCTGGTGATGGGGCTGGTACGGCCGCGCGCCGGGCGCATTCTGGTGGACGGCAGGCTGCTGGACGAATCGTGGCTGCGCGCGTGGCGCGAAGGGATCGGCTACGTGGCGCAGGACACGGTGCTGTTCAACGACACGGTGCTCGCCAACCTGCGCTGGGCCCGCCCCGAGGCCAGCGACGACGAAGTTCGCGAGGCGCTGCGATTGTCCGTGGCGGACGGGTTCGTCGCCGCGCTGCCGGACGGGCTCCACACGGCGGTCGGCGACCGGGGCGTGCGGCTGTCCGGCGGCGAGCGGCAGCGGCTGGCGCTCGCCCGCGCGCTCCTCCGCCGCCCCGCCCTGCTGATCCTGGACGAGGCGACCAGCGCGCTGGACGCCGAGAACGAGCGCCGTATCCGCGAGGCCATCCGCGGGCTGCACGGGCGGATGACCATCCTGATGATCACCCATCGACTGCCCAGCGTGCGCGACGCCGACGTGATCCACGTGATGGAGGCCGGACGGCTGGTGGAATCCGGCTCGTTCGCCACGCTGATGGCGCGCCCCGAGGGCCGGTTCCGGCGGCTGTGGGCCAGCCAGAGCGGCGAACTCGATCCCGCCGATCCGCTGGCCTCCTGA